A genomic window from Cyprinus carpio isolate SPL01 chromosome A2, ASM1834038v1, whole genome shotgun sequence includes:
- the LOC109094260 gene encoding tripartite motif-containing protein 16-like: MAEARFSQDEFMCPVCLDLLKDPVAIPCGHSYCKSCITDCWDQEDQKRVYSCPQCRQTFSPRPALARNTMLAEVVEKMKKTRLSADCDAGAGDVQCDVCTGRKYRAIKSCLLCLNSYCQNHLEQHESFFRGKRHSLIEATGRLQEMICKKHEKLLEVFCRTDQKCICVLCMDEHKNHETVSAAAQRTEKQKQLKETQKTLQQRIQQREKDLQQLRETVESHKRSAQTAVEDSERIFTELIRSIERSRSELIRLIRDQEKTALSRAEERLERLEQEINDLRRRDAELEQLSHTQDHIQFLQSFQSLSAPPESTDGNDDLFSSLFSSDALRESVHQLRDKLEDFCKEELKKISDRGKVLEIHLLSETITFTNIVPRTRKDFLQYSHRLTLDLNTVNEWLRLSENNRVITFTVTDQPYPDHPDRFDRVWQVLCRESVCGRCYWELECSGNDGVCMSVSYKSISRKGGDECVFGNNDQSWSLCCSLSGYSFRHNNIHTDLPVESISSRIILFDDNSRIVLFDDNYRIGVFVDHSAGTLSFYSVSDTMSLIHTVQTTFTQTLYPGFSVGLGSSVKLC; this comes from the exons atggcagaagccagattttctcaggatgagttcatgtgtccagtgtgtctggatctcctgaaggatccagtggccattccctgtggacacagttactgtaagagctgtattacagactgctgggatcaggaggatcagaagagagtctacagctgtcctcagtgcagacagaccttcagtccaagacctgctttagctagaaacaccatgctggctgaagtggtggagaaaatgaagaagaccagactctctgctgactgtgacgctggagctggagatgtgcagtgtgacgtctgtactggaagaaaatacagagCCATCAAGTCCTGTCTGctgtgtctgaactcttactgtcagaatcacctcgAACAACATGAGAGCTTCTTTAGAGGAAAGAGACACAGTTTGATtgaagccactggacgactgcaggagatgatctgcaagaaacatgagaagctccttgaggttttctgtcgcacagatcagaagtgtatatgtgtgctgtgtatggatgaacataaaaaccatgaaactgtatcagctgcagcacagaggacagagaaacag aagcagctgaaggagacgcagaagacgctccagcagagaatccagcagagagagaaagatcttcagcagctgagagagactgtggagtctcataag cgctctgcacagacagcagtggaggacagtgagaggatctttactgagctcatccgctccattgagagaagccgctctgagctgatacgactgatcagagatcaggaaaagactgcattgagtcgagctgaagaacgactggagcgactggagcaggagatcaatgatctgaggaggagagacgctgagctggagcagctttcacacacacaggatcacatccagtttctgcag agtttccagtctctctcagcacctcctgaatctacagacggaaatgatgatctcttcagttctctcttctcttctgatgctctgagagaatctgtccatcagctgagagacaaactggaggatttctgcaaagaggagctcaagaagatctcagacagaggtaaagtcctggagattcatctgctctcagaaacca tcacattcaccaacattgttcccagaaccaggaaggacttcctacaat actCCCATcggctcactctggatctgaacacagtgaatgaATGGCTCCGTCTGTCTGAGAACAACAGAGTGATTACATTCACTGTCACAGatcagccgtatcctgatcatccagacagatttgatcgtGTGTggcaggtgttgtgtagagagagtgtgtgtggacgctgttactgggagctggagtgTAGTGGGAATGATGGTGTGTGTAtgtcagtgtcatataagagcatcagcaggaagggaggtgatgagtgtgtttttggaaataatgatcagtcctggagtttgtgctgctctctctctggttactcattcagacacaataacaTACACACTGATCTCCCTGTAGagtccatcagcagtagaataaTATTGTTTGATGATAACTCTAGAATAGTATTGTTTGATGATAATtatagaataggagtgtttgtggatcacagtgcaggaactctgtccttctacagcgtctctgacacaatgagcctcatccacacagtccagaccacattcactcagacgctctatcctgggtttagtGTTGGTTtaggatcatcagtgaaactgtgttga